In one window of Thermus aquaticus DNA:
- a CDS encoding DUF1385 domain-containing protein produces MRLLLLAKQAALGGAAALEGVMMKAPWAWALAVRLPGGQIHVERHEEKALSERYPWARLPLLRGVVALFDALSVSYRALARSAELAGGEEEMPKGALWATVSFSLLLGLGLFIVLPGFLSGLLLDPARYPVLYNLLAGLIKVGILVGYLLFIGRMPEIRRFFMYHGAEHKAIHAYEKGLPLTVENVMAQPRFHPRCGTTFIAFVIVVSVLVYSLIPAPEVLWWRLLARVLFLPLVAALAFELLYFSARHDDPVSRLLRGLGFRFQALTVAEPTPDMVEVAIRSTEAAVGEKVVA; encoded by the coding sequence ATGCGGCTTCTTCTTCTGGCCAAGCAGGCGGCTCTCGGCGGGGCGGCGGCCCTCGAGGGGGTCATGATGAAGGCCCCCTGGGCCTGGGCCCTGGCGGTGCGCCTCCCCGGCGGACAGATCCACGTGGAGCGCCACGAGGAAAAGGCGCTATCCGAGCGCTACCCCTGGGCCAGGCTCCCCCTCCTCCGGGGGGTGGTGGCCCTCTTTGACGCCCTCTCCGTCAGCTACCGGGCCCTGGCCCGGAGCGCCGAGCTCGCGGGCGGAGAGGAAGAGATGCCCAAGGGGGCCCTCTGGGCCACCGTGTCCTTCAGCCTCCTCCTGGGCCTGGGGCTTTTCATCGTGCTTCCCGGCTTTCTCTCCGGCCTTCTTCTGGACCCGGCCCGCTACCCCGTCCTCTACAACCTCCTGGCGGGCCTCATCAAGGTGGGGATCCTGGTGGGCTACCTCCTCTTCATCGGCCGCATGCCGGAGATCCGCCGCTTCTTCATGTACCACGGGGCGGAGCACAAGGCCATCCACGCCTACGAAAAGGGGCTTCCCCTCACGGTGGAAAACGTCATGGCCCAGCCCCGCTTCCACCCCCGGTGCGGCACCACCTTCATCGCCTTCGTCATCGTGGTCTCCGTCCTGGTCTACAGCCTCATCCCCGCCCCGGAGGTCCTCTGGTGGCGGCTTTTGGCCCGGGTCCTCTTCCTGCCCCTGGTGGCGGCCTTGGCCTTTGAGCTCCTCTACTTCTCCGCCCGGCACGACGACCCCGTCTCCCGCCTCCTCCGGGGGCTAGGCTTCCGCTTCCAGGCCCTCACCGTGGCCGAGCCCACGCCTGACATGGTGGAGGTGGCCATCAGGAGCACGGAGGCGGCGGTGGGGGAAAAGGTGGTGGCATGA
- a CDS encoding Fur family transcriptional regulator yields the protein MPRTKEKENYRARLKAVGLRHTLPRERILSFLDKKNVHPTPEELYQGLKKRGYDIGLSTVYLNLHVLREHGLIYEFKDPKGYTRYDGYTEPHVHLVCTSCGKVEDFLLKNLPELDLSPAMQAAAERSGWALEGFRLEFRGKCPNCQK from the coding sequence ATGCCAAGGACCAAGGAAAAGGAGAACTACCGGGCGCGGCTAAAGGCGGTGGGTCTGCGGCACACCCTGCCCAGGGAGCGGATCCTGAGCTTCCTGGACAAGAAGAACGTCCACCCCACCCCCGAGGAGCTCTACCAGGGCCTGAAGAAGCGGGGCTACGACATCGGCCTCTCCACCGTCTACCTGAACCTCCACGTCCTCCGGGAGCACGGCCTCATCTACGAGTTCAAGGACCCCAAGGGCTACACCCGCTACGACGGCTACACCGAGCCCCACGTCCACCTGGTCTGCACCTCCTGCGGCAAGGTGGAGGACTTCCTCCTGAAGAACCTGCCCGAGCTGGACCTCAGCCCCGCCATGCAGGCGGCGGCGGAGCGCTCGGGCTGGGCGCTGGAGGGCTTCCGGCTGGAGTTCAGGGGCAAGTGCCCCAACTGCCAGAAGTAG
- a CDS encoding leucyl aminopeptidase gives MITLTRAEGSLAEGQAPLKVAWVKEGRLLSKGEALDARLGGLLRRALEGVSLKEGESLLVAAPEEQVLLFGLGEDARSSGGRLAQALLRLRFPEALVEPLEDAYALAEGLLLGAYRFQRHKSEKEEKALTLRLPGVTEGVLERARKVAEGVYLARDLVNEPPNLLTPEALAERALELRSLGVEVEVLDEEAIASLGMGAFLAVAQGSANPPRFIRLRYAPPGARARLDLVGKGLTFDSGGYSLKPTESMTTMKGDMAGAAAVLGAMKSAALLGLPVEIRGYIAACENMISGRAYRVGDVLKTLSGKTVEVMNTDAEGRLTLADALFYAEREGAERILELSTLTGAAVVALGEEVAALFATEPAWGSLVQEAAHRAGEKVWPMPLEKAYREKLKSPVADLKNVGDRNGGAITAALFLSEFVRVPLAHLDIAGPAFAKKGHPLGPEGGTGFGVRTILEVAQAL, from the coding sequence GTGATCACGCTGACGCGCGCCGAGGGTTCTTTGGCAGAAGGCCAGGCGCCCCTCAAGGTGGCCTGGGTGAAGGAGGGCCGGCTCCTTTCCAAGGGGGAGGCCCTGGACGCCCGGCTGGGTGGGCTTTTGCGGCGGGCTCTGGAGGGGGTCTCCCTGAAGGAGGGGGAGAGCCTCCTGGTGGCCGCGCCGGAGGAACAGGTCCTCCTCTTCGGCCTGGGGGAGGACGCCAGGAGTAGCGGGGGAAGGCTGGCCCAGGCCCTCCTGAGGCTCCGCTTCCCCGAGGCCCTGGTGGAGCCCTTGGAGGATGCTTACGCCCTGGCGGAAGGCCTCCTCCTTGGGGCCTACCGCTTCCAGCGCCACAAGTCCGAGAAGGAGGAAAAGGCCCTCACCCTCCGCCTCCCCGGGGTGACGGAGGGGGTCCTGGAAAGGGCCAGGAAGGTGGCGGAAGGGGTCTATCTGGCCCGGGACCTGGTGAACGAGCCCCCGAACCTCCTCACCCCGGAGGCCCTAGCGGAAAGGGCCCTGGAGCTTCGGTCCCTAGGCGTTGAGGTGGAGGTCCTGGACGAGGAGGCCATCGCCAGCCTGGGCATGGGGGCCTTTTTGGCCGTGGCCCAGGGCTCGGCCAACCCGCCCCGCTTCATCCGGCTCCGCTACGCCCCTCCTGGCGCCAGGGCCCGGCTGGACCTGGTGGGGAAGGGCCTCACCTTTGACTCCGGGGGCTACTCCCTGAAGCCCACCGAGAGCATGACCACCATGAAGGGCGACATGGCCGGGGCGGCGGCGGTCCTCGGGGCCATGAAGAGCGCCGCCCTTTTGGGCCTTCCCGTGGAGATCAGGGGCTACATCGCCGCCTGCGAGAACATGATCTCCGGCCGGGCCTACCGGGTGGGGGACGTCCTCAAGACCCTCTCCGGCAAGACGGTGGAGGTGATGAACACCGACGCCGAGGGCCGCCTCACCCTGGCGGACGCCCTCTTCTACGCCGAGCGGGAAGGAGCGGAGCGCATCCTGGAGCTCTCCACCCTCACCGGGGCCGCCGTGGTGGCCCTGGGGGAGGAGGTGGCGGCCCTCTTCGCCACCGAGCCCGCCTGGGGGAGCCTGGTCCAGGAGGCGGCCCATAGGGCAGGGGAGAAGGTCTGGCCCATGCCCCTGGAGAAGGCCTACCGGGAGAAGCTCAAAAGCCCCGTGGCCGACCTGAAGAACGTGGGGGACCGGAACGGCGGGGCCATCACCGCCGCCCTCTTCCTCTCGGAGTTCGTCCGCGTGCCCCTGGCCCACCTGGACATCGCCGGCCCCGCCTTCGCCAAAAAAGGCCACCCCCTGGGCCCCGAGGGGGGAACGGGCTTTGGGGTGCGGACCATCCTGGAGGTGGCCCAGGCCCTGTAG
- the mnmA gene encoding tRNA 2-thiouridine(34) synthase MnmA, which produces MRRSVLVAMSGGVDSSVSAYLLKEAGYEVVGAMMRFWPDLPPVSLETGAARAWESCCTPDAAYEARRVADLLGIPFYLLDYREVFEEAIIAPFLEDYARGRTPNPCARCNTFVKFGALLKQARRLGLDYVATGHYVRRKGEALLRGLDKEKDQSYFLWGTPKEALPHLLFPVGHLTKKEVRQIAQEAGLPTARKPESQNLCFVAGDLKGFLKERLKARPGPLVDILTGEVVGQHEGASLYTLGQRKGLGLWKTHLERYVVGLDVERNVVYVGPKEAALWEGMEAEGENLLEELPEEVEVQVRYRTPPVRAVVESSSPLRLRFLTPVFAVTPGQSAAFYRGERLLGGAVIRRGLYNLAGLDEALTNVALTLS; this is translated from the coding sequence ATGAGGCGAAGCGTCCTGGTGGCCATGTCCGGAGGGGTGGACTCCTCCGTTTCCGCCTACCTCCTGAAGGAGGCGGGCTACGAGGTGGTGGGGGCCATGATGCGCTTTTGGCCCGACCTGCCCCCCGTGAGCCTGGAAACGGGCGCGGCCCGGGCCTGGGAGAGCTGCTGCACCCCGGACGCCGCCTACGAGGCGAGGAGGGTGGCGGACCTCCTGGGCATCCCCTTCTACCTCCTGGACTACCGGGAGGTCTTTGAGGAGGCCATCATCGCCCCCTTCCTGGAGGACTACGCCCGGGGGCGCACCCCCAACCCCTGCGCCCGGTGCAACACCTTCGTCAAGTTCGGCGCCCTCCTGAAGCAGGCCAGGCGCCTGGGCCTGGACTACGTGGCCACCGGCCACTACGTGCGGCGCAAGGGCGAGGCCCTCCTGAGGGGCCTGGACAAGGAGAAGGACCAGAGCTACTTCCTCTGGGGTACCCCCAAGGAGGCCCTTCCCCACCTCCTCTTCCCCGTGGGCCACCTGACCAAGAAGGAGGTGCGGCAGATCGCCCAAGAGGCGGGCCTCCCCACGGCCAGGAAGCCGGAAAGCCAGAACCTCTGCTTCGTGGCCGGGGACCTAAAGGGCTTCCTTAAGGAGCGCCTGAAGGCGCGGCCCGGCCCCCTGGTGGACATCCTTACCGGGGAGGTGGTGGGCCAGCACGAGGGGGCGAGCCTCTACACCCTAGGCCAGCGGAAGGGCCTGGGCCTTTGGAAGACCCACCTGGAGCGCTACGTGGTGGGCCTGGACGTGGAGCGGAACGTGGTCTACGTGGGGCCCAAGGAGGCCGCCCTTTGGGAGGGGATGGAGGCCGAAGGGGAAAACCTCCTCGAGGAACTCCCGGAGGAGGTGGAGGTCCAGGTCCGCTACCGCACGCCCCCGGTGAGGGCGGTGGTGGAGTCTTCAAGCCCTCTTCGCCTCCGCTTCCTCACCCCCGTCTTCGCCGTGACCCCGGGGCAGAGCGCCGCCTTCTACCGCGGGGAGAGGCTTCTGGGCGGGGCGGTGATCCGGCGGGGGCTTTACAACCTGGCGGGCCTTGACGAAGCCTTGACGAACGTAGCCCTGACACTCTCCTGA